The following proteins are encoded in a genomic region of Nitrospirota bacterium:
- a CDS encoding SMP-30/gluconolactonase/LRE family protein, which produces MIKAWLLDEMFRFDRTHLSIEEIQGEWGAGDSIAQEEELPPPPANVAVKSGNGRVTITWDPVPEAMYYNLYFKTTKGVMIKFSDLTRPIAGDDDFKAVIGVTKENGTCVEGVQSPFVHDDLANGTCYYYVVTVVTQKGESLESKEVMAVPSPYLLAMSIGCEGVDDGEFSSPTGITLDKDGNIYVADTDNHSIQKLDKAGKFVARWGGDPSSQEGSFYYPRGLAIGPNNVLYIADSGNNRIQKFDLDGNVMQAWGKFGFAWRGADLGRFDVPWGLATDAEGNLYVSDTSNSRIQKFTSDGQALLKWGRDGSFDGAFFFPRGVAVDFVGNIFVADESNNRIQKFDARGSFLAKWGREGAGPGQFKSPWGIACDALGNVYVVDTGNHRIQKFDGNGTFLCAWGNRGRAEGQLNYPYGIAVDKEGAVYVVDSGNGRVLKYVPTEEELDRGKDAATAAASSLAPSETPAPRSVAVKAGDTETFLSWMEVSGAQSYNLYFNTLPKLTTQSATKVEGVTNPYTHSGLSNDTPYHYAVSAVFENGVESELSSEVTATPVLIDITAPQNPYAVINHGAFMTNTPEVIVTISANDVDTGVAAYFTSEAPMTPMAGTPGWVEVTPATKFGATIPFILSPGDGQKAIYVWFKDVGGNVSTPATTTILVNTSGYLCVAEWGRTGRGASLLHGGEFMAPVYGLTVDQQGSLFVVDNGNNRIQKFDNAGNFIILWGNFGSANSNFHNPTGIACDGKGDVWVVDTNNHRVQKFDGKLGGYLMKFGSRGNGEGQFNSPWGIAVDRVRGYVYVVDSANFRVQKFDMNGEFIMSWGSFGNGDGQFYFPRGIAVDQTDGFVYVVDMGNHRIQKFDTSTNVLPQLLTKWGGSSEPGHASSPLAQEAGQLRSPWGITVDGAGDVYVSDTGNHRIEKFDKEGNFITQWGGFGNGKGQFNFPYGIAVDVRGSVFVVDSGNTRVEQFMPADEGSERLQENAESAAEIENAQVTGTSRKS; this is translated from the coding sequence ATGATCAAAGCATGGCTACTCGACGAGATGTTTCGGTTCGATCGAACGCATCTGAGCATCGAAGAAATTCAGGGCGAATGGGGTGCCGGCGACTCGATTGCGCAGGAAGAAGAACTTCCGCCGCCTCCGGCGAACGTGGCCGTCAAGTCTGGGAATGGCCGGGTCACCATTACATGGGATCCCGTTCCCGAGGCCATGTACTACAATCTCTATTTCAAAACGACCAAGGGCGTGATGATCAAGTTTTCGGATCTCACGCGCCCGATTGCCGGCGACGATGACTTCAAAGCCGTCATCGGGGTGACGAAAGAGAACGGCACCTGCGTCGAAGGCGTCCAGAGCCCCTTCGTGCACGACGATCTGGCCAACGGGACCTGCTACTACTACGTGGTGACTGTGGTGACGCAGAAGGGGGAGAGTCTCGAGTCCAAGGAAGTCATGGCGGTTCCCTCGCCCTATCTGCTGGCCATGAGCATCGGGTGCGAAGGCGTCGACGATGGTGAGTTCAGCTCGCCCACCGGTATCACGCTCGACAAAGACGGCAACATCTACGTGGCCGATACCGATAACCATTCGATTCAAAAACTCGACAAGGCCGGGAAGTTTGTCGCTCGTTGGGGCGGTGATCCTTCCTCTCAGGAAGGCAGCTTTTACTATCCTCGTGGGTTGGCCATCGGGCCGAACAACGTGCTGTACATCGCGGACAGCGGCAACAACCGCATTCAGAAATTCGATCTCGACGGCAATGTGATGCAGGCCTGGGGCAAGTTCGGCTTCGCCTGGCGCGGCGCCGATCTGGGCCGATTCGATGTGCCCTGGGGACTTGCGACGGATGCTGAGGGCAATCTCTACGTGTCCGACACGAGCAACTCCCGCATTCAGAAATTCACCTCGGACGGGCAGGCGCTGCTCAAGTGGGGCCGCGATGGCAGCTTCGACGGAGCCTTCTTCTTCCCCCGCGGCGTGGCGGTCGACTTTGTCGGCAACATCTTTGTGGCGGATGAAAGCAACAATCGCATTCAGAAGTTCGATGCTCGAGGGAGCTTCCTGGCCAAGTGGGGGCGCGAGGGCGCGGGCCCAGGTCAATTCAAGTCTCCTTGGGGCATTGCCTGCGACGCGCTCGGCAACGTCTATGTCGTCGATACCGGCAACCATCGTATTCAAAAGTTCGACGGCAACGGGACGTTCCTCTGCGCTTGGGGAAACCGCGGACGGGCCGAAGGGCAGTTGAACTATCCGTACGGGATCGCCGTCGACAAAGAAGGCGCGGTCTATGTGGTCGATAGCGGCAACGGCCGCGTGCTCAAGTATGTGCCGACGGAGGAAGAGCTCGATCGCGGGAAGGATGCAGCTACGGCTGCGGCTTCCAGTCTGGCGCCCAGCGAGACCCCTGCACCACGCAGCGTGGCGGTTAAGGCCGGCGATACGGAAACTTTCCTTAGCTGGATGGAGGTGTCTGGCGCCCAATCCTATAATTTGTATTTCAATACGCTCCCGAAACTCACGACCCAGTCGGCGACGAAGGTCGAGGGTGTGACGAACCCCTATACCCATAGCGGTCTTTCAAACGATACTCCGTATCACTACGCCGTCTCCGCGGTGTTCGAGAACGGTGTGGAAAGCGAGTTGTCGAGTGAAGTGACGGCTACGCCGGTCCTCATCGATATTACGGCGCCACAGAACCCCTATGCCGTGATCAACCATGGCGCGTTCATGACGAATACGCCGGAAGTGATCGTCACGATTTCGGCGAACGACGTCGATACCGGCGTGGCGGCCTATTTCACCTCGGAAGCGCCGATGACGCCTATGGCGGGGACGCCGGGCTGGGTCGAGGTCACGCCGGCCACCAAGTTCGGCGCGACGATTCCGTTTATTCTGTCGCCGGGAGACGGGCAGAAGGCGATCTATGTGTGGTTCAAGGATGTGGGTGGAAACGTGTCCACTCCCGCCACGACCACAATTCTGGTCAATACGTCGGGCTATCTCTGCGTGGCCGAATGGGGCCGTACGGGCCGCGGCGCATCCTTGCTGCATGGCGGCGAGTTCATGGCCCCGGTGTACGGGCTGACGGTCGATCAGCAGGGATCGCTATTCGTCGTCGATAACGGGAACAACCGGATTCAGAAGTTCGACAATGCCGGCAATTTCATTATCCTTTGGGGGAACTTCGGTTCGGCCAATTCGAACTTCCATAACCCCACGGGCATTGCCTGCGATGGCAAGGGCGACGTGTGGGTGGTCGATACGAACAACCACCGGGTTCAGAAATTCGACGGGAAGCTCGGCGGCTATTTGATGAAGTTCGGGTCGCGCGGCAACGGCGAAGGGCAGTTCAATTCACCCTGGGGCATTGCGGTTGATCGGGTGCGCGGGTATGTCTACGTGGTCGATAGCGCCAACTTCCGCGTGCAGAAGTTCGACATGAACGGGGAGTTCATCATGTCCTGGGGCAGCTTCGGAAACGGAGACGGCCAGTTCTACTTCCCGCGCGGCATCGCCGTCGACCAGACGGATGGGTTCGTGTATGTCGTCGACATGGGTAATCACCGGATTCAGAAATTTGATACCAGCACCAACGTGCTGCCGCAGTTGTTGACCAAGTGGGGCGGCAGTTCCGAGCCAGGCCACGCCAGCAGCCCGCTTGCGCAGGAAGCCGGCCAGTTGCGATCACCCTGGGGCATTACGGTCGATGGAGCCGGCGATGTATACGTGTCGGATACCGGCAACCATCGCATCGAAAAGTTTGATAAAGAAGGCAACTTCATCACCCAATGGGGCGGGTTCGGGAACGGCAAGGGCCAATTTAACTTCCCCTACGGCATTGCGGTCGATGTCAGGGGCAGCGTGTTTGTCGTCGACAGCGGAAACACCCGGGTCGAACAGTTCATGCCGGCCGACGAGGGCAGTGAGCGGCTCCAGGAAAACGCCGAGAGCGCCGCTGAAATCGAGAACGCGCAGGTTACGGGCACATCAAGAAAATCGTAA